A region from the Phycisphaeraceae bacterium genome encodes:
- a CDS encoding VWA domain-containing protein codes for MKFKYGEFDGQEFPTSDSLFPPNKVIQFILQYGQNALDAMDKLDSEDEKHFIDAMIEAGLLDRDGASGSLRLTPKMLRGLEHKALLEIFAGLQRGSREGHQTRDRGRSDERLEGTKPYEYGDPLSEIDITETMSNALRSNREQQHESDNVHQNRGIPISPSDLEIHLSEGQSDCATCVLLDMSGSMMRYGRFYQAKRVALGLAALVRSKFPQDSIDFAGFYSLAERIPEQILPLAMPRPISTHDSQVRYRIPLDQAQAEPNRIPQHFTNLHLGLRLARQMLTRRGASNKQIFIITDGQPTAHVEPIQDTGQEMLYLLYPPSERTTTITLKEALRCKQQGIRLATFALVEDYWGMDWVGFVDQLTRLTQGIAYYCSSDNLSSIVIESYLSSKKRKSFTA; via the coding sequence ATGAAATTTAAGTACGGGGAATTTGATGGGCAGGAGTTTCCCACGTCGGACAGTTTGTTTCCGCCAAACAAAGTAATTCAGTTTATTCTCCAGTATGGACAGAATGCGCTTGACGCGATGGACAAGCTCGATAGCGAGGATGAAAAGCACTTTATCGATGCAATGATTGAGGCAGGGTTGCTTGATCGTGATGGCGCCTCGGGTTCTCTTCGACTCACACCAAAAATGTTGAGAGGCCTTGAACATAAAGCTTTGCTGGAAATCTTCGCCGGCCTCCAGCGAGGTTCGCGTGAGGGACACCAGACCCGAGATCGCGGACGGAGCGACGAACGCCTTGAAGGAACGAAACCCTACGAATACGGCGACCCGCTCAGTGAAATTGATATCACCGAGACCATGAGCAACGCGCTTCGCAGTAATCGAGAACAACAGCATGAGTCGGATAATGTCCATCAGAACAGAGGGATTCCTATCAGCCCCTCCGATCTAGAGATTCATCTCAGCGAAGGACAAAGTGATTGCGCTACTTGTGTGCTTCTGGATATGTCGGGGTCGATGATGCGATACGGCCGCTTTTATCAGGCAAAACGCGTAGCCTTGGGACTGGCGGCACTTGTACGATCCAAGTTTCCGCAGGACTCAATTGATTTTGCTGGCTTCTATTCGTTGGCAGAGCGCATTCCCGAACAAATACTGCCGTTGGCAATGCCTCGACCGATCAGTACGCACGACAGCCAAGTTCGATACCGGATTCCGCTCGATCAAGCTCAAGCTGAGCCTAATCGTATTCCTCAGCACTTTACGAATCTGCACCTCGGCCTGAGGCTTGCACGACAGATGCTTACCCGTCGTGGAGCTTCGAATAAGCAGATTTTTATTATCACTGACGGCCAGCCCACTGCCCATGTTGAGCCTATTCAGGACACAGGGCAGGAAATGTTGTATCTGCTTTACCCACCAAGTGAACGTACGACCACGATCACACTCAAGGAAGCCTTACGATGCAAGCAGCAGGGCATCAGGCTAGCAACATTCGCTTTGGTCGAAGACTACTGGGGGATGGACTGGGTGGGCTTCGTGGATCAACTTACCCGGTTAACACAGGGCATCGCATATTACTGCTCGAGTGATAATCTCAGCTCAATAGTTATTGAAAGCTACTTGTCGAGTAAGAAGCGTAAGAGCTTCACAGCTTAA
- a CDS encoding rod shape-determining protein RodA yields MLKRLRAVFVFHGGWIALLAAVSLTCLGIAAISTAEYGESTQLARSQTLWTIIALGLLALCILPHPRQISLASYPLLLMALILLVFVLIPGVPSSIVKPRNGARSWINLYFMNFQPSEMAKIAFVLALAYYLQYRENYRTLRGLIPPFIIMFIPVILILKEPDLGTAMLFPPALFVMLVAAGAKLKHMSILLSLAILAVALNVAAIFYLPDSMQILKQHQRDRITSMISQAQGDTRYIKGIGFQQHKAITLAGAGGIKGYGAERSRIIMRFNHLPEDHNDMIFSVVMNRWGFIGGAATVGLYLLLFLSFMMVAMRASDPFCRIATVGFAGLIFTQAVINITMTIGLMPITGITLPFVSYGGSSLLATYAIVGLVVNFASRRPALVMRPSFEFDEPVTTYR; encoded by the coding sequence GTGCTTAAAAGGCTTCGTGCTGTCTTTGTATTTCATGGAGGATGGATTGCGCTCCTCGCTGCTGTAAGCCTAACCTGCCTGGGAATTGCTGCTATTTCGACGGCCGAGTATGGCGAAAGTACGCAACTAGCCCGATCTCAGACGCTCTGGACAATTATTGCATTAGGGTTGCTGGCATTGTGTATCTTGCCTCACCCGCGACAGATTTCTCTGGCCAGCTATCCATTGTTGTTGATGGCTCTGATTCTTTTAGTTTTTGTGTTGATCCCAGGAGTGCCATCCTCAATTGTCAAGCCACGAAATGGTGCTCGCTCATGGATCAACTTGTATTTCATGAACTTTCAGCCATCGGAAATGGCCAAAATCGCATTTGTTCTCGCGCTGGCGTATTACCTCCAATACCGTGAAAACTACCGCACACTTCGCGGCCTTATCCCTCCGTTCATCATCATGTTTATTCCGGTGATTCTGATTCTGAAGGAACCCGACCTGGGAACCGCGATGCTGTTTCCGCCTGCACTTTTTGTCATGCTGGTTGCAGCCGGCGCAAAACTAAAGCACATGAGCATTCTTCTTTCACTAGCGATTCTTGCCGTAGCCCTTAATGTCGCAGCAATCTTCTACCTGCCTGACTCGATGCAGATACTTAAACAACATCAGCGTGATCGCATCACTTCAATGATCAGCCAGGCGCAGGGCGACACGCGATACATCAAAGGCATTGGATTTCAGCAGCACAAAGCCATCACACTCGCAGGAGCGGGAGGAATCAAAGGCTACGGCGCAGAGCGTTCCCGAATCATTATGCGATTTAACCATCTCCCTGAAGATCACAATGACATGATATTTTCCGTCGTCATGAATCGTTGGGGGTTTATAGGGGGAGCTGCCACGGTCGGTTTGTATCTGCTTTTGTTTCTTTCATTCATGATGGTGGCAATGCGTGCCAGTGACCCATTCTGTCGGATAGCGACGGTGGGATTCGCAGGACTGATATTCACGCAAGCGGTAATTAACATCACCATGACCATCGGGCTGATGCCCATCACAGGGATTACGCTTCCGTTTGTGTCTTACGGCGGTTCAAGTCTTCTGGCGACCTATGCGATCGTGGGACTAGTCGTCAATTTCGCCTCACGTCGGCCTGCGCTGGTCATGCGTCCAAGCTTCGAGTTCGATGAACCTGTAACGACATATCGATGA
- the rplM gene encoding 50S ribosomal protein L13, producing MNRQTFQAKPGQVKQNWVVIDAADQVLGRLSAKVAMLLMGKHKPEYTPQTDTGDFVVVINADKIRILGSKPELKTFQTYSGYPGGQKRMTYKWMLANKPDLLVERSIRRMLPKTKLGSHMIGKLKIYRGAEHPHSSQKPQTVQV from the coding sequence ATGAATCGTCAGACGTTTCAAGCAAAACCCGGTCAAGTGAAGCAAAATTGGGTTGTGATTGACGCCGCGGATCAAGTCCTCGGCCGTCTGTCCGCCAAAGTCGCCATGCTCCTGATGGGTAAACACAAGCCGGAATATACGCCGCAAACAGATACGGGTGATTTCGTCGTCGTGATCAACGCTGACAAGATTCGTATACTCGGATCCAAGCCAGAACTCAAAACTTTTCAAACCTATAGCGGATATCCGGGTGGGCAGAAACGGATGACCTACAAATGGATGCTCGCCAACAAGCCGGATCTGCTCGTTGAACGTTCGATTCGCCGTATGCTTCCCAAGACGAAGTTGGGTAGCCACATGATCGGCAAACTTAAGATTTATCGTGGTGCAGAGCACCCGCACAGCTCTCAGAAACCGCAAACGGTTCAGGTTTGA
- a CDS encoding F0F1 ATP synthase subunit epsilon, which produces MADAFRCSLVTPERQLFDEEVVYASIPAWDGQLGLMHQRAPLLAKLGSGPLRLDLAQGGSKWFFVGGGYAQMKDNNLSLVTGEARHTEEIVRAEAEAALKEAEARIARSDDEVARKESEIRRARGLIEVSGKK; this is translated from the coding sequence GTGGCCGATGCCTTCCGTTGCAGCTTGGTAACCCCCGAACGTCAATTATTTGACGAAGAAGTTGTTTACGCGTCGATCCCTGCCTGGGATGGTCAGCTTGGCCTGATGCATCAACGAGCTCCATTGCTCGCTAAGCTTGGCTCGGGACCTCTGCGCCTCGATCTGGCTCAAGGTGGGTCTAAGTGGTTTTTCGTGGGCGGGGGATACGCACAAATGAAGGATAACAACTTATCGCTGGTTACCGGAGAGGCAAGACATACTGAGGAGATTGTACGGGCGGAGGCCGAAGCTGCCTTGAAGGAAGCCGAAGCCCGAATCGCACGGTCGGATGATGAGGTTGCTCGAAAAGAAAGTGAAATTCGACGTGCTCGCGGCCTGATTGAGGTTTCAGGTAAGAAGTGA
- the rpsI gene encoding 30S ribosomal protein S9, which produces MAEDTLTIPVSVTHTPAPVVTRKKPKGPDKAGFHWGTGRRKTSVARVRIKPGSGKILVNNRELSSYFTEIRDRNDVLSPLKATKTEASVDVWVNADGGGITGQAGAVKLGIARALMSFDASLEQTLRDNDLLTRDSREVERKKYGQSGARRRFQFSKR; this is translated from the coding sequence ATGGCTGAAGATACGCTGACGATTCCCGTATCCGTAACACATACACCCGCACCGGTTGTAACTCGAAAGAAACCAAAAGGGCCAGATAAAGCTGGCTTTCATTGGGGAACGGGTCGTCGTAAAACGTCAGTAGCGCGTGTCCGAATCAAACCAGGTTCCGGAAAGATTCTTGTTAATAATCGCGAATTGAGCAGCTATTTTACCGAAATCCGTGATCGCAATGATGTTCTCTCTCCGTTGAAAGCGACGAAAACGGAAGCGAGTGTAGATGTGTGGGTGAACGCCGATGGCGGCGGGATCACCGGTCAAGCCGGAGCTGTGAAACTTGGTATTGCACGGGCGTTAATGAGTTTTGACGCGAGTCTCGAGCAAACTCTCCGCGACAACGATTTGCTTACCCGCGATTCACGTGAAGTCGAGCGGAAGAAATACGGCCAATCAGGCGCACGCCGTCGGTTCCAATTCTCGAAGCGATAA
- a CDS encoding Nif3-like dinuclear metal center hexameric protein: MKLRDVLDCLRQLAPESLAEEWDRVGLHVGDPEQRVQRGMLCIDLTEDVMREAMHRRVDMIVAYHPPIFDPLRTLTTHSPRERIIRHAIAKRIAIYSPHTALDAAAEGLGDWLAEAAGPFPQSGDCRPIKSIELPTSKDSRFILVTFVPPEHADRLRNALSNAGAGEIGKYTECSFSVMGEGTFLPGEDTAPTIGLRGRFERVRELRLEMVCPSHRMHQIVRVLRQAHPYEAPVFDLYRPINIPAADSKSVGQGRLVNLARPMATSELIRRVKRHLGVSKIEVARPQKLRFVRTIGFVPGAGGSLLKEAGQIDAFVTGEMRHHEVLAAKSRGQMVLLAGHTQTERPYLPAYRRRLENILGKDVAWMVSRADVIPSKLV, encoded by the coding sequence ATGAAACTACGCGACGTTCTTGATTGTCTTCGCCAACTCGCTCCCGAATCGCTAGCTGAAGAGTGGGATCGAGTCGGTTTGCACGTTGGTGATCCAGAGCAGCGCGTACAGCGTGGCATGCTCTGCATCGATCTGACAGAAGATGTGATGAGAGAGGCGATGCATCGGCGAGTGGACATGATTGTTGCGTATCATCCACCGATTTTTGATCCCCTGCGAACTCTGACAACGCATTCCCCTCGTGAACGAATAATTCGCCATGCGATAGCAAAGCGGATCGCCATTTACAGCCCGCATACTGCGCTCGACGCCGCGGCCGAGGGATTAGGGGATTGGCTCGCGGAAGCGGCGGGGCCATTCCCCCAATCGGGAGATTGCCGGCCGATTAAAAGCATAGAGCTTCCGACCAGCAAAGATTCCCGATTTATTTTGGTGACTTTCGTTCCCCCCGAACATGCAGACCGATTGAGAAATGCATTGTCAAATGCCGGCGCGGGAGAAATAGGGAAATACACCGAGTGTTCTTTCAGCGTAATGGGCGAAGGAACATTTCTACCTGGCGAGGATACTGCGCCGACAATCGGCCTGCGTGGCCGATTCGAGCGAGTACGTGAACTGCGATTGGAGATGGTGTGTCCATCTCATCGCATGCATCAAATCGTGCGTGTGCTTCGTCAGGCACATCCTTATGAAGCACCGGTATTCGATTTGTACCGACCTATTAATATCCCAGCCGCTGACAGCAAGAGCGTTGGGCAAGGTCGGCTGGTAAATCTCGCTCGCCCAATGGCTACCAGTGAATTGATTCGCCGTGTGAAACGGCACCTCGGCGTGAGTAAGATCGAAGTTGCTCGGCCTCAGAAACTTCGATTTGTGCGAACGATTGGATTTGTCCCTGGCGCGGGAGGATCGTTATTGAAAGAGGCAGGTCAAATAGACGCTTTCGTCACCGGTGAGATGCGACATCATGAGGTACTCGCTGCAAAATCTCGAGGGCAGATGGTACTCTTGGCGGGACATACTCAAACTGAACGACCTTACCTGCCGGCGTACCGTCGCCGACTTGAGAATATCCTTGGGAAGGATGTCGCTTGGATGGTCAGTCGAGCGGACGTGATACCGTCAAAATTAGTTTGA
- a CDS encoding MBL fold metallo-hydrolase translates to MSNRLAINCFTLGDWRTNCYVLHPGSTPSGKCWIIDAGFSPEPLINYVRQKGLGPEMVLLTHAHIDHIAGLHAVRAAWPGIPILINSSEHNFLADPALNLSIALDEPFEGPDPTGFLEPGTTLRLDGVAFQVRHTPGHSPGGVTLYAPDEKLAFVGDTLFAGSVGRTDFPTSDPSALKHSIESQLLSMPDPTLILPGHGPSSTIGQERRTNPFL, encoded by the coding sequence ATGTCCAACCGATTGGCTATCAACTGTTTTACGCTTGGCGACTGGAGGACCAATTGTTACGTCCTTCATCCCGGCTCCACGCCTTCTGGTAAGTGCTGGATTATCGATGCTGGATTTTCCCCTGAGCCCCTCATCAATTATGTCCGCCAGAAGGGACTCGGACCGGAAATGGTTCTACTTACGCATGCGCATATCGATCATATTGCAGGACTGCATGCTGTTCGAGCAGCTTGGCCGGGGATTCCCATCCTGATCAATAGCAGTGAACATAATTTCCTTGCTGATCCTGCATTGAATCTTTCGATTGCACTTGATGAACCCTTCGAAGGACCTGACCCGACTGGCTTTCTCGAACCCGGCACAACGCTGCGTCTGGATGGAGTGGCATTTCAGGTTCGTCATACCCCAGGCCACAGCCCAGGCGGGGTCACGCTCTATGCGCCCGATGAGAAACTCGCCTTTGTTGGGGATACGTTATTTGCTGGGTCTGTTGGACGGACCGATTTTCCCACTTCTGATCCATCTGCGCTTAAGCACAGCATTGAATCGCAACTGCTCTCCATGCCAGATCCAACTTTGATCCTGCCTGGTCATGGACCTTCATCAACAATCGGCCAAGAACGCAGGACAAACCCGTTTCTGTAA
- the uvrA gene encoding excinuclease ABC subunit UvrA produces MTAKTISIRGAREHNLKNIDVDIPRDKLVVVTGLSGSGKSTLAFDTIYAEGQRKYVESLSAYARQFLEQLQKPDIESIEGLPPTIAIEQRSASHNPRSTVATTTEIYDYLRLLFARVGQPRCWHVEDENSSSHNKHQDPLGDESARHSQLPSSHPGYCGHPIASQSASQIIDTVMTLPEGTKLMVLAPLVRGKKGHHKEVFEAMARQGFVRARVDGSVMDLRQTGGSVPSPFKTKTERYQAHSIEAVVDRIVVKRGEDEAGVRSRVADSIELSLKLAEGLVIISVESDSIPASPPLPPGQRPWIDTLYSEKYACPIHPECSLEDLEPRLFSFNSPYGACPACHGLGTIMEFDPDLVIDDDNLSLADGAVDAWRHHGKRMTIYYNHLIRRFCRDFGVDANSPYKSISKACQRILLHGTTSKDETKYGSSWEGVIPNLQRRFESTESEWVKTLLHGFMSEAPCETCKGARLRPQALHVFITGSDGNQIRGNTGMHTDLADRNVNTVSYPWRFGPVQQNIADVTAMTIEQAADFFSHLKLTAEQKQIAAPILKEITARIGFMLSVGLGYLSLNRSTATLSGGESQRIRLATQVGSGLVGCCYVLDEPTIGLHQRDNDRLISTLRHLTDIGNTVIVVEHDEDTIRAADHVLDIGPGAGRHGGRLIAQGTVREIEACSQSITGKYLTGELFIAAPAVRRKLDHVHPLTVLGARENNLKSIDVKFPLGGILCVTGVSGSGKSTLVNQILLRAAKRSLLGSREKPGAHTKVLNLDHVDRVIEVDQSPIGRTPRSNPATYTGVFDLIRTLFSQTKEAKIRGYKPGRFSFNVKGGRCEACEGQGTKKIEMHFLPDVFVTCEECKGKRYNRETLEVLYRGKSISDVLAMTVEDAKTFFENFPEASRLLAALDDVGLGYVQLGQASTTLSGGEAQRVKLATELGKRATGHTMYLLDEPTTGLHFADIAKLLTVLSRLADQGNSVFVIEHNLDVIKCADWIVDLGPEGGSRGGTIVAEGTPEQVAEKSESYTGQHLRKVLKEQTVAV; encoded by the coding sequence ATGACGGCCAAGACTATCTCTATTCGTGGCGCACGAGAACATAATCTAAAAAATATTGACGTCGATATCCCGCGCGACAAGCTTGTGGTTGTTACCGGTTTGTCCGGCAGCGGGAAAAGCACGCTGGCGTTTGACACGATCTATGCTGAAGGTCAGCGAAAATACGTGGAATCACTCTCTGCGTATGCTCGGCAATTTCTTGAGCAACTCCAGAAGCCCGATATCGAATCCATTGAGGGGCTTCCGCCAACTATCGCCATCGAACAACGATCGGCGTCACATAATCCCCGCTCGACTGTGGCAACCACGACGGAGATATATGACTACCTGCGCTTATTGTTTGCTCGAGTAGGCCAGCCACGGTGCTGGCATGTGGAGGATGAAAACTCCAGTTCACACAATAAACATCAGGATCCACTGGGGGACGAATCTGCCAGGCACTCACAATTACCCTCTTCTCATCCTGGATATTGCGGCCATCCCATCGCCAGTCAGTCGGCATCGCAGATCATCGATACCGTGATGACCCTACCCGAAGGTACGAAGCTCATGGTGCTTGCTCCGCTCGTACGAGGTAAAAAGGGACATCACAAAGAAGTCTTTGAGGCGATGGCTCGACAAGGCTTTGTCCGTGCGCGTGTTGATGGAAGCGTCATGGACTTAAGACAAACAGGCGGCTCTGTACCATCGCCGTTTAAGACCAAGACGGAACGCTACCAGGCTCACTCGATTGAAGCAGTCGTCGATCGAATTGTCGTTAAACGGGGTGAAGATGAGGCAGGTGTACGCTCTCGAGTCGCGGATTCGATTGAATTGAGTCTTAAGCTTGCTGAGGGCTTGGTCATCATCAGCGTCGAGAGTGACTCCATTCCCGCCAGTCCACCATTGCCCCCTGGTCAGCGACCGTGGATTGATACGCTTTATAGTGAGAAATATGCGTGCCCAATCCATCCCGAATGCAGTCTGGAAGACCTTGAACCGCGGCTGTTTTCATTCAACAGCCCATATGGTGCATGTCCCGCCTGTCATGGTCTGGGCACGATCATGGAGTTCGATCCTGATCTTGTCATTGATGACGATAATCTCAGCCTTGCGGATGGAGCAGTGGATGCGTGGCGTCATCACGGCAAACGGATGACGATCTATTACAACCATCTGATCCGGCGATTCTGTCGTGACTTTGGCGTTGATGCCAACTCTCCATACAAAAGTATTAGCAAGGCATGTCAACGCATTTTGCTTCACGGCACAACCAGCAAGGACGAAACGAAATATGGATCAAGCTGGGAAGGAGTGATTCCTAACCTCCAGCGTCGATTTGAATCCACAGAAAGCGAGTGGGTCAAAACTCTGTTACACGGCTTCATGTCAGAAGCTCCATGCGAGACTTGCAAAGGAGCTCGGCTCCGGCCGCAGGCTCTGCATGTATTTATCACTGGTTCCGACGGGAACCAAATACGTGGCAATACTGGAATGCACACAGATCTGGCGGATCGAAACGTCAATACCGTCTCATATCCGTGGAGGTTTGGGCCGGTGCAGCAAAACATTGCTGACGTTACTGCAATGACGATCGAACAAGCTGCAGACTTCTTTTCTCATCTGAAACTCACCGCGGAGCAGAAACAGATAGCAGCACCAATTCTCAAAGAAATCACCGCACGCATCGGATTCATGCTAAGCGTCGGGTTGGGTTATCTTTCGCTAAACCGATCAACCGCAACGCTTTCAGGAGGAGAGAGTCAGCGTATTCGGTTGGCAACCCAGGTTGGATCAGGTCTCGTCGGTTGTTGCTACGTTCTCGATGAGCCAACGATCGGCTTACATCAGCGAGATAATGACCGACTTATCTCAACACTCCGACACCTGACCGATATTGGCAATACCGTGATTGTCGTTGAGCATGATGAGGACACTATTCGTGCTGCGGATCATGTACTCGATATCGGCCCAGGAGCTGGCCGACATGGTGGACGCCTAATTGCGCAAGGGACCGTACGAGAAATTGAGGCCTGTTCACAATCCATTACGGGTAAATATCTCACCGGAGAGTTGTTTATCGCAGCACCTGCTGTGCGACGTAAACTTGATCACGTCCATCCCTTGACCGTACTAGGTGCTCGAGAGAACAACCTGAAGTCGATCGATGTCAAGTTTCCTCTCGGCGGTATCCTCTGTGTCACCGGTGTTTCTGGGTCCGGCAAGAGTACGCTCGTTAATCAGATTCTCCTTCGCGCAGCTAAGCGATCTCTGCTAGGTTCGCGAGAGAAACCGGGTGCCCATACGAAGGTATTGAATCTGGATCATGTCGATCGTGTGATTGAAGTGGACCAATCTCCGATCGGTCGGACGCCGCGTTCCAACCCAGCTACCTATACGGGAGTATTTGATCTGATTCGAACCCTCTTTAGTCAGACAAAAGAGGCGAAAATTCGCGGCTACAAGCCCGGACGGTTCAGTTTTAATGTCAAAGGTGGGCGTTGCGAGGCCTGCGAAGGTCAGGGGACAAAAAAAATCGAAATGCACTTTTTGCCTGATGTTTTTGTTACATGTGAAGAGTGCAAAGGTAAACGATACAACCGCGAGACGCTCGAAGTGCTATATCGGGGGAAGTCCATCTCTGATGTATTGGCCATGACTGTTGAAGATGCAAAGACTTTTTTTGAAAACTTCCCAGAGGCAAGCCGCCTGTTGGCCGCTCTTGATGATGTTGGCCTGGGCTATGTGCAATTAGGTCAGGCATCTACAACCCTTTCCGGCGGCGAAGCACAGCGAGTCAAACTTGCCACTGAACTGGGCAAGCGGGCAACAGGACATACGATGTACCTGCTCGACGAACCAACGACGGGGCTCCATTTCGCGGATATCGCAAAACTGCTCACGGTATTGTCACGCCTCGCAGATCAAGGGAACAGCGTTTTTGTAATCGAACACAATCTCGACGTGATCAAGTGTGCTGATTGGATCGTGGATCTTGGACCCGAGGGAGGCAGTCGTGGCGGCACGATCGTTGCGGAAGGTACACCGGAACAGGTCGCTGAAAAATCGGAATCCTATACGGGACAACATCTGCGAAAAGTACTCAAAGAGCAGACTGTAGCCGTGTGA
- a CDS encoding 30S ribosomal protein S18, whose amino-acid sequence MAEFNQFGTAPRPKVTRTSSNGTVFIDYKNSEELRRMLTPNGKIQSRKRTGMTAREQRMLSQAIKRARFMSLLPFTSATL is encoded by the coding sequence ATGGCAGAATTCAACCAATTCGGCACAGCCCCCCGCCCGAAAGTAACTCGTACCTCGAGTAACGGCACAGTATTTATCGATTACAAAAACAGCGAAGAGCTCCGCAGAATGCTCACGCCCAACGGAAAAATCCAGAGCAGAAAGCGTACGGGGATGACCGCCCGTGAACAGCGGATGCTCAGCCAAGCGATTAAACGGGCACGATTTATGTCGCTCCTGCCATTCACCTCCGCGACGCTCTAA
- a CDS encoding phytanoyl-CoA dioxygenase family protein codes for MSNSHIDSALDTTNTTVTDATASPTEASKVGVLTQDQIDFFFCNGYLPYKKILTDKEIDLYRSQYDLEFKLAESNGSWRNLSAAEGASHTEQKQHSLQMLQIIQMCERNIHFMKLIYDTRILDVVQDLLGPNIMLFHDQALYKPAFHGGEVTWHQDNSYWKCRPANLISCWLTLDDVVVENGAMQVIPGSHLTPVWHTKKNEKDILFNIEDQIDKSKAVGVPLPAGACMFHHCQTFHYTQPNTTNRQRRAFAIHFMTPGTIVGTGTKLEVGIKHPMLRAAL; via the coding sequence ATGAGCAACTCACATATCGATTCGGCATTAGATACTACTAATACCACTGTCACAGACGCCACTGCCTCACCGACGGAGGCATCCAAAGTCGGAGTACTCACGCAGGATCAAATTGATTTCTTTTTTTGCAATGGCTATCTGCCCTATAAGAAAATATTAACGGATAAGGAAATTGATCTATATCGCAGTCAATACGATTTGGAGTTTAAGCTCGCGGAATCTAATGGATCGTGGCGCAACCTCTCGGCAGCTGAAGGCGCTTCTCACACCGAGCAAAAACAACACAGTTTGCAGATGCTCCAGATTATCCAGATGTGTGAACGCAATATTCATTTTATGAAGCTGATCTATGACACGAGAATCCTCGATGTAGTCCAGGATCTGCTTGGGCCGAATATCATGTTGTTCCACGACCAGGCTCTTTACAAACCAGCATTCCATGGCGGAGAGGTCACTTGGCATCAAGACAATTCTTACTGGAAGTGCCGCCCTGCGAATCTGATTTCCTGCTGGTTGACGCTCGATGATGTGGTCGTTGAAAATGGAGCGATGCAGGTTATTCCTGGATCGCACCTGACTCCGGTCTGGCATACCAAGAAGAACGAAAAAGACATTCTTTTCAACATCGAAGATCAGATTGATAAGTCAAAAGCCGTAGGTGTTCCGCTGCCTGCGGGAGCCTGCATGTTCCACCACTGCCAGACCTTTCATTACACGCAGCCGAATACTACAAACCGTCAGCGGCGGGCGTTTGCAATCCATTTCATGACTCCGGGGACAATCGTCGGCACGGGAACCAAGCTCGAAGTGGGGATCAAGCATCCTATGCTACGGGCAGCATTGTGA
- the rsmG gene encoding 16S rRNA (guanine(527)-N(7))-methyltransferase RsmG produces MSNTPEFVPHELVNLGINLPPGGLEALTTYLAMLLEANKQFNLTAIREPEVAWRRHIIDSLTALPGLDHLSAGDSVIDVGSGGGLPGIPLSITRSDLQITLLESTGKKAAFLKKCKEKIPLPKVTVIQERAEILGQDRNHRQQYNVAVCRAIGPLREILEYTLPLVKVGGAVLAMKGPKAEQELRDAGDAIDVLGGGEIRVFDAYPEGFDRNTVIVMVAKERPTPKAYPRRPGVPRQMPL; encoded by the coding sequence ATGAGTAATACCCCCGAATTTGTCCCACACGAGCTTGTAAATCTCGGCATCAATCTGCCCCCCGGAGGGTTGGAAGCACTGACGACATATCTCGCGATGCTTCTTGAAGCTAACAAACAATTCAATCTCACTGCGATCCGTGAGCCAGAAGTCGCATGGCGACGGCACATCATTGACAGCCTCACAGCATTACCTGGATTAGATCATCTGAGCGCTGGTGATTCAGTGATTGATGTTGGTAGCGGAGGCGGTTTGCCGGGAATACCGCTTTCGATAACGCGATCGGATCTTCAGATCACACTGTTAGAGTCAACCGGAAAGAAGGCTGCATTTCTAAAGAAATGCAAAGAGAAGATTCCCCTACCGAAAGTAACTGTCATTCAGGAAAGAGCTGAGATTCTCGGCCAGGATCGAAATCATCGACAACAATACAACGTAGCGGTATGTCGCGCAATCGGTCCGTTGCGGGAGATACTCGAATATACGCTGCCTTTGGTAAAAGTTGGAGGTGCCGTTCTGGCAATGAAAGGACCTAAAGCCGAACAGGAACTTCGTGATGCTGGTGATGCTATCGATGTTCTGGGAGGTGGTGAAATACGGGTGTTTGACGCCTATCCCGAGGGGTTTGATCGAAATACGGTAATCGTAATGGTTGCGAAGGAACGACCGACGCCCAAAGCATATCCTCGTCGCCCCGGAGTACCTCGGCAGATGCCGCTTTAG